A single window of Fibrobacter succinogenes DNA harbors:
- a CDS encoding 4'-phosphopantetheinyl transferase superfamily protein — protein sequence MLYIFTETETFTECDLAGLWPLLSEQRAKRVDKYRFFKDRKLSALAYILLRYALIEEKGIDEKVEFEFGPYGKPFIKGMPELQFSLSHTAGGIACALAIFPVGVDITDVDDRNLDCVPRAMNFFEQQAINRSNDKARTFARLWSMKECFLKYVGTGIDENISCINFSGYHGDSFDYRSGKMQVINDEKTVTSVFGSELLPVKYLTKIDLFDFLIGEPQNGKLAFA from the coding sequence GTGCTTTACATTTTCACAGAAACCGAAACATTTACAGAGTGCGACTTGGCGGGGCTATGGCCCCTACTGAGCGAGCAACGCGCAAAACGCGTTGACAAGTACCGTTTTTTCAAAGATCGCAAACTTTCCGCACTCGCTTACATTCTTTTGCGATACGCCCTAATAGAAGAAAAAGGCATTGACGAAAAAGTTGAATTTGAATTCGGTCCTTACGGAAAGCCGTTTATCAAAGGCATGCCCGAATTGCAATTTAGCTTATCACATACCGCAGGAGGCATCGCTTGCGCACTTGCCATTTTTCCGGTTGGCGTAGACATCACTGATGTCGATGACCGCAATTTAGATTGCGTTCCAAGAGCAATGAACTTTTTCGAACAGCAAGCCATCAATCGTTCCAACGACAAGGCTCGTACATTTGCACGTCTGTGGTCAATGAAAGAATGTTTCCTCAAATACGTTGGTACAGGAATTGATGAAAACATTTCCTGTATCAACTTTTCTGGCTATCACGGGGATTCATTCGATTACAGATCTGGAAAAATGCAAGTCATCAACGATGAGAAAACTGTTACCAGCGTTTTCGGCTCGGAACTTTTACCCGTCAAATACCTCACCAAAATTGACCTCTTTGATTTTTTAATAGGAGAACCACAAAATGGAAAACTTGCCTTCGCTTAA
- a CDS encoding condensation domain-containing protein, whose product MDSLTAKELIESFVQRGVTLWLEEGKLKFRAASGALSSEDKECLKANKAGIIALLEKQAEEEQNSFPLSPIQKSYLVGRDPVYDLGGINTHYYLEVELDETLDVTRLQNAWNEVIAHDDALRLVISAKGTQRVLETAPTYSIEVVELKSIEERLEKRKEWSHHIYPLNQWPFFTMRISRVPNTKDVLHFDFDCMIMDAWSAKIALSQMFKLYRNETVQWVDYSFKDYCNDLITFEKQQDYSQAEAFWKSKINELVCEPDLPYAKPLSEIHNHRFSRISGELTVDEFALFQQKCREYRTTPAAVISTAYLKALLGFSKCDSLTINSTLFNRLPLHKDINSVVGDFTNIAFITLSKKCKNFLECVQSVQKDMWQLVRFHTYDGTKILKFKEGLSPMRAQMPIVITCVLENGQKSNSDLPQGLQQIYALSKTPQVVLDYQVTNFDGRLSINWDYAEPAFAPETLKQMFATNVNLLKRLLTEKWDEVL is encoded by the coding sequence ATGGATTCTCTAACCGCAAAGGAACTCATTGAAAGTTTCGTACAGCGCGGCGTAACGCTTTGGCTCGAAGAGGGCAAGCTAAAATTCCGCGCTGCAAGCGGAGCGCTTTCTAGCGAAGACAAGGAATGTTTAAAGGCAAACAAGGCCGGAATCATCGCGCTTCTCGAAAAGCAAGCGGAAGAAGAACAAAATTCTTTCCCGCTCTCGCCCATTCAAAAATCATACCTTGTCGGTCGCGATCCTGTTTACGATCTTGGCGGGATCAACACGCATTATTATTTGGAAGTTGAACTTGACGAAACGCTTGATGTAACGCGGTTGCAAAACGCATGGAACGAAGTTATCGCTCACGATGATGCTCTTCGCCTTGTGATTTCTGCAAAAGGAACACAGCGCGTTCTCGAAACCGCCCCGACGTATTCCATTGAAGTTGTCGAATTAAAATCCATCGAAGAACGTCTCGAAAAGCGCAAGGAATGGAGCCACCACATTTATCCATTGAATCAATGGCCGTTCTTTACGATGCGCATTTCGCGCGTGCCAAACACAAAAGACGTTCTGCATTTTGATTTCGACTGCATGATTATGGATGCCTGGAGTGCAAAAATCGCGCTTTCGCAGATGTTCAAACTTTATCGCAACGAAACCGTGCAATGGGTCGATTACTCCTTCAAGGATTATTGCAACGACTTGATTACATTCGAAAAGCAGCAAGATTACTCGCAAGCCGAAGCATTCTGGAAATCAAAAATAAACGAGCTCGTTTGCGAACCGGACTTGCCATATGCAAAACCGCTTTCAGAAATTCACAACCATCGTTTTTCAAGAATTTCTGGAGAATTGACAGTCGATGAGTTTGCGTTATTCCAGCAGAAATGCCGCGAATATCGCACAACACCTGCCGCCGTCATCAGCACCGCCTATCTCAAGGCGCTCCTTGGTTTCAGCAAGTGCGATTCACTCACCATCAATTCCACTTTGTTCAATCGCTTACCGCTTCACAAAGACATCAACTCGGTCGTTGGCGATTTCACGAACATTGCATTCATCACGCTTTCGAAAAAATGCAAGAACTTTTTGGAATGCGTGCAGTCCGTGCAAAAAGACATGTGGCAACTTGTACGCTTCCATACATACGACGGTACAAAGATTCTCAAATTCAAGGAAGGTCTTTCGCCCATGCGCGCACAAATGCCGATTGTCATCACTTGCGTGCTTGAAAACGGGCAAAAGTCCAACAGCGATTTACCCCAAGGATTGCAACAAATTTACGCATTGAGCAAAACTCCGCAAGTTGTATTGGATTATCAAGTCACCAATTTTGACGGGAGGCTTTCCATCAATTGGGATTATGCAGAACCCGCTTTTGCACCAGAAACATTAAAGCAGATGTTCGCTACAAACGTGAATTTACTCAAACGATTGCTCACCGAAAAATGGGACGAGGTTTTGTAA
- a CDS encoding non-ribosomal peptide synthetase — MTDKNMQNLVNRFEANGIHLWTENGKIKYKASKEAMTPAVLAELKANKETLIKYLSEKSDDSNVAIVIDRTNRFEPFPLTDVQSAYLLGRSKTFEYGGVACHVYLEIRYAELETQKVRDIWNAITRKYDMLHAVINESGYQQVMKDVPELEIPEWDLVKHPEKANEFEKFRKEMGNRAYTVGKWPMFGLAVSRNNESAILHFSIEFLLADWTSIWKLVAEFEAAYFDEIAVTGEEELSFRDYLIAEKKLKATAQYEKEKKYWMDRIENLPDAPELPKLPASEAKDAFGRKFLRIPADTWNRMKNRAKQYGLTPTVPILSCYADVLAKWSRNKRFCINMTVLNRLPLHEKVMDIVGDFTSLSLLEVDCAAKENFLSRTRKINGQLFADLDNRLFSGVEVMREISRQSKKTGLSMPIVYTSAIGLADSGAPLRGDFVGGISQTPQTFIDCQVMDGAFGLQVNWDYREGVFPEGVLDSMFEAFEKRLLALAEENADWEDVAEIALPARDAAERKAANDTRKDWNVRMLQDDFIESVKRTPKKIAIDDGHVKFTFEELDARAKVLADQLITCGVKAQDCVPVLMEKSAWQVVSVFGILYAGAIYVPIAAAKAKGRAEKIVKKTGAKVAIGISNDEALLEGEITTINVDTLGANDFAVDCSRFPKRTPDDIAYIIYTSGSTGEPKGVVITHKGAMNTIDDMNDRFGVTADDAVLGLSQLNFDLSVYDLFGVLGYGGTLIYPTTEDYMNPEVWEALIHKHNITVWNTVPALMKMLLNFVESKNSAEPLPLREVFLSGDWIPVDMPERIRKAAPGVDVICLGGATEASIWSNYHRYDPNDGLKILPYGRPLANQTMHILDNNLQPCPTMVAGQIALGGDGVALGYYLDAERTAAQFVALPKTDEQVYLTGDMGRYLPGGEIEFLGREDTQVKIRGHRIELGEIENVLKDFPAIKEAVAIVSADKREIYSAIVAENATANEINVNKQKFVEREKAIEKFMQDRIGEIDMKQVEDGYKAEERASAYTILFELQKMGVFQKDKAYTIDEIKAPVIAKYHWLVTQWLGYLLAEKFIEQQGESYICHIDATEGEKENLWKNAYEIWNGEYISKDFLEYVKLNGDHLAEIAQGKVDPGKFLYPEKGDKYRYVDSLYVKNKIMRIAYNTLAEYFKKILDENPNRTIRILEVGAGTGSATRYLLPVLKGHKFEYYFTDYLKHFFPTAAEMFKDYPELVFKQLDVNEDFRKQGLKSNTFDIVFGGYVMDNAIDFGKTLSQIEDVLVPGGHFMFLESYELSAWITITQALLMDVPSDDLERQKQIFEQLKMSRSKWTEKLLHGEKNVNLSSFPANDSALDLLHVLFFVKQVKSDKQVIDNEKLKEHLDKYLLHYMHPGYIQEFNALPLSANGKIDRKNILKFFEESKAKTGALNLTQVEEALVSSLPIEKATAFLGNNKDNLIVAVEPRKKQKNRIDECEEIFTKNVTQVDKEISATHKNFDWEKISNSYKNIEKTAADSILLGLLQNNILVYGKDFTKEELENAIPEKFRFHAQEWINVLLENGNITPCGNKFKILQDVSLEQNENKWDEVIQNTDSHIASKPYVRYLKENGIHFGEVLAGNADPNDFVYKNYSDNHENNALQNWSDIVQAQNSYKIINEHLVEFLKQIMATDSKKTWRILELGAGTGQITRQAFAGLKESGFPFIYNFTDKFTQFFPMAGEYTHKDPAMIFTQLDFNEEFESQGLPENSVDIILCGGAMANSIDLDHTLEQMKKTLVPGGYLFIEEVGSDTASISVSQALMMDKPIDKIREKHMFLPKEDWIELLRQKDGLANATTFPQDEAKAKMLGGYLYVKQFKYDRDEVSESSVKLILNDICPEKNTSIHILDKLPLAANGSVDQQALKHYADAFEASQGKDQSIENRLIEIAIKALNIDSLGKDDNFYDFGADSLLMAQMATTIRNELASDKTFDAILKQMLDFPTVTEVARFLKNEVEEATDNSGEFIQLKRYGKAKDDCARVLLPTVLWNDEMFHEIIPLMESQDEGEIFTFKLSNTQHFFEIGEAEVASVLAKEFADKIIEAGVKKVQIIGYSFNGKLSLELAERLENAEIEIVDLAIIEGARLPFEIKQTNIKDFFFATLIDVNPEKVGFKFEDITFLMNSYIEETKKKIIDENDFEKIIGQSPDADAIRTFNALASSERFQKIKEYSGDFGNSMTDEAFARIKNTFDQNFNVMINYNPTPYFGDLRYFKADNSNSIFKNADKMLFQKWDDLCIGEIKYEQLKGDHFTAFTSKEFASELAEKLSLKNLQENN, encoded by the coding sequence ATGACAGACAAGAACATGCAAAATTTGGTCAACCGTTTTGAAGCAAACGGAATTCACTTGTGGACGGAAAACGGGAAAATCAAGTACAAGGCTTCCAAGGAGGCTATGACCCCCGCTGTACTCGCAGAACTCAAGGCAAACAAAGAAACTTTGATAAAGTACTTGAGCGAAAAAAGTGACGATAGTAATGTTGCCATTGTCATTGACCGCACCAATCGTTTTGAACCGTTCCCGCTTACCGATGTACAATCCGCTTATTTGCTTGGACGCAGCAAAACTTTTGAATATGGCGGCGTCGCTTGCCACGTTTATCTTGAAATCCGTTACGCAGAACTCGAAACGCAAAAAGTTCGCGACATTTGGAATGCGATTACGCGCAAATACGACATGCTCCATGCGGTCATCAACGAAAGCGGTTATCAGCAGGTAATGAAGGATGTTCCCGAATTGGAAATTCCGGAATGGGACTTGGTGAAGCATCCTGAAAAAGCAAACGAATTTGAAAAGTTCCGCAAAGAAATGGGCAACCGTGCCTATACCGTTGGCAAATGGCCTATGTTCGGTCTTGCCGTAAGTCGCAACAATGAAAGCGCCATTCTCCATTTTTCGATTGAATTTTTGCTCGCCGACTGGACAAGCATTTGGAAACTCGTTGCCGAATTTGAAGCCGCCTATTTTGACGAAATTGCCGTCACAGGTGAAGAAGAACTTTCTTTCCGCGATTATTTGATTGCCGAAAAGAAACTCAAGGCAACCGCACAGTACGAAAAAGAAAAGAAGTATTGGATGGACCGCATCGAGAATCTCCCTGATGCGCCGGAATTGCCGAAACTCCCAGCCTCCGAAGCAAAGGATGCCTTTGGGCGCAAGTTCTTGAGAATCCCTGCAGATACTTGGAACCGCATGAAAAATCGCGCCAAGCAATACGGCCTCACGCCGACTGTTCCGATTCTTTCGTGCTACGCCGATGTACTTGCCAAGTGGAGCCGCAATAAACGTTTCTGCATCAACATGACCGTTTTGAACAGACTCCCGCTCCATGAAAAAGTCATGGACATCGTTGGCGATTTCACATCGCTCAGTCTGCTCGAAGTCGATTGCGCCGCAAAAGAAAACTTCCTTTCTCGCACCCGCAAAATAAACGGCCAGCTTTTTGCGGACTTGGACAACCGCCTTTTCAGTGGCGTCGAAGTCATGCGCGAAATCTCTAGACAAAGTAAAAAAACAGGGCTTTCGATGCCAATCGTTTATACAAGCGCGATTGGCCTCGCCGATTCGGGGGCACCATTGCGCGGAGACTTTGTCGGAGGCATTTCACAGACGCCACAAACCTTTATCGACTGCCAAGTGATGGATGGCGCTTTCGGATTGCAAGTCAACTGGGACTATCGCGAAGGCGTATTCCCAGAAGGCGTTTTGGATTCCATGTTCGAAGCATTCGAAAAGCGTTTGCTCGCTCTCGCTGAAGAAAACGCCGATTGGGAAGATGTTGCTGAAATCGCGCTCCCCGCCCGCGATGCCGCAGAGCGCAAAGCTGCAAACGACACACGCAAGGATTGGAATGTGCGAATGCTGCAAGATGACTTTATCGAAAGCGTCAAGCGCACTCCAAAGAAAATCGCCATTGACGATGGTCATGTTAAATTCACATTCGAAGAACTCGACGCACGCGCTAAAGTTCTGGCAGACCAACTGATCACCTGTGGCGTAAAGGCTCAGGATTGCGTTCCCGTCTTGATGGAAAAATCAGCATGGCAAGTCGTATCTGTATTCGGCATTCTGTACGCCGGAGCCATTTACGTGCCGATTGCAGCCGCCAAAGCAAAAGGCCGCGCCGAAAAAATTGTCAAGAAAACAGGCGCAAAAGTGGCCATCGGCATTTCTAACGACGAAGCACTCCTTGAAGGTGAAATCACGACCATCAATGTCGATACACTCGGTGCAAATGATTTTGCAGTCGATTGCTCCAGATTTCCGAAGCGCACTCCCGATGATATCGCCTACATCATCTACACGAGCGGCAGTACAGGCGAGCCTAAGGGTGTCGTAATTACACACAAAGGCGCGATGAACACTATCGATGACATGAACGACCGTTTTGGCGTTACCGCAGACGATGCTGTTCTCGGACTTTCGCAGTTGAACTTTGACCTTTCCGTATACGATCTCTTTGGCGTTCTCGGCTATGGCGGCACGCTTATTTACCCGACCACCGAAGATTACATGAACCCCGAAGTTTGGGAAGCCCTCATTCACAAGCACAACATTACCGTATGGAATACCGTGCCCGCATTGATGAAGATGCTCCTGAACTTTGTCGAAAGCAAGAACTCTGCAGAACCGCTCCCGCTCCGTGAAGTATTCCTCTCCGGCGACTGGATTCCTGTTGACATGCCCGAAAGAATCCGCAAGGCTGCTCCCGGCGTTGATGTGATTTGCCTTGGCGGTGCGACAGAAGCCTCCATTTGGTCCAACTATCATCGTTACGATCCAAACGACGGTCTCAAAATTTTGCCTTATGGCCGCCCGCTCGCAAACCAGACGATGCATATTCTCGACAACAATTTGCAGCCGTGCCCGACAATGGTCGCTGGGCAAATTGCACTCGGAGGCGATGGCGTTGCACTAGGATACTACTTGGATGCAGAACGCACTGCCGCACAGTTTGTAGCGCTCCCCAAAACAGATGAACAAGTTTACTTGACCGGCGACATGGGGCGTTATCTCCCCGGTGGTGAAATCGAATTCCTCGGTCGTGAAGACACGCAGGTAAAAATCCGTGGCCATCGTATTGAACTCGGCGAAATCGAAAACGTCTTGAAAGACTTCCCCGCCATTAAGGAAGCTGTAGCCATCGTAAGTGCAGACAAGCGCGAAATCTATTCCGCAATTGTTGCTGAAAATGCAACCGCAAACGAAATCAACGTTAACAAGCAAAAATTTGTAGAACGCGAAAAAGCTATCGAAAAGTTCATGCAAGACCGCATCGGCGAAATTGACATGAAACAAGTCGAAGATGGTTACAAGGCCGAAGAAAGAGCCAGCGCTTACACCATCTTGTTCGAGCTACAAAAGATGGGCGTTTTCCAAAAGGATAAGGCATACACCATTGATGAAATCAAAGCTCCGGTCATTGCAAAATACCATTGGCTTGTCACGCAATGGCTCGGCTACCTGCTTGCCGAAAAGTTCATCGAACAGCAAGGCGAATCTTACATTTGCCACATTGACGCTACCGAAGGCGAAAAGGAAAATCTTTGGAAGAACGCCTACGAAATTTGGAATGGCGAATACATTTCAAAAGACTTTCTTGAATACGTCAAGCTTAACGGCGACCATCTCGCAGAAATTGCGCAAGGCAAAGTGGATCCGGGAAAATTCCTTTACCCCGAAAAAGGCGACAAATACCGCTATGTCGATTCGCTTTACGTCAAAAACAAAATCATGCGTATTGCGTACAACACATTGGCGGAGTACTTCAAAAAAATCTTGGACGAAAATCCAAACCGAACCATTCGCATTTTGGAAGTCGGCGCAGGAACCGGTTCTGCAACACGCTACCTTTTGCCGGTATTGAAGGGACACAAGTTTGAATACTACTTCACCGATTACTTGAAGCACTTCTTCCCGACAGCGGCAGAAATGTTCAAGGATTATCCGGAACTTGTATTCAAGCAGTTAGACGTAAATGAAGATTTCCGCAAGCAGGGATTAAAATCGAATACGTTTGACATCGTCTTTGGCGGCTACGTCATGGACAACGCGATTGATTTCGGCAAGACTCTATCGCAAATCGAAGACGTTCTCGTTCCCGGTGGGCACTTTATGTTCCTGGAATCCTATGAACTCTCCGCTTGGATTACCATCACGCAGGCACTTTTGATGGATGTTCCTTCTGACGATTTAGAACGCCAGAAGCAGATTTTTGAACAGCTCAAAATGTCTCGAAGCAAATGGACCGAAAAACTTTTGCATGGCGAAAAGAACGTCAACCTGAGTTCATTCCCGGCTAACGACAGTGCACTTGATCTTTTGCATGTGCTGTTCTTTGTCAAGCAAGTCAAGAGCGATAAACAAGTTATCGATAACGAAAAGCTCAAGGAACATCTCGATAAATACCTGTTGCATTACATGCACCCGGGCTACATCCAAGAATTCAATGCATTGCCACTTTCTGCAAATGGAAAAATCGACCGCAAGAACATCCTCAAGTTCTTCGAGGAATCTAAGGCCAAGACAGGCGCGCTAAACCTTACGCAAGTTGAAGAAGCACTTGTCAGCAGTTTGCCAATTGAAAAAGCGACAGCATTCTTGGGCAACAATAAAGACAACCTCATCGTTGCCGTGGAACCACGCAAAAAGCAGAAAAATCGAATTGATGAATGTGAAGAAATTTTCACCAAAAACGTAACTCAGGTGGATAAAGAAATTTCCGCGACACATAAAAACTTCGATTGGGAAAAAATCAGCAATAGCTACAAGAACATTGAAAAAACGGCTGCCGACTCCATTCTTCTTGGACTTTTGCAAAACAATATTCTTGTTTACGGCAAAGATTTTACCAAGGAAGAACTCGAAAATGCCATACCGGAAAAATTCCGTTTCCACGCCCAAGAATGGATAAATGTTCTTTTAGAAAATGGCAACATCACACCTTGCGGCAACAAATTCAAGATTTTACAAGATGTTTCGCTCGAACAAAACGAAAATAAATGGGACGAAGTCATTCAAAACACCGATAGCCATATCGCTTCGAAGCCATACGTTCGTTATCTCAAAGAAAACGGAATCCACTTTGGCGAAGTTTTAGCAGGCAACGCCGATCCAAATGATTTTGTCTACAAGAACTACAGCGACAATCACGAAAACAATGCGTTGCAAAATTGGTCTGATATTGTACAGGCCCAAAACAGCTACAAGATTATCAACGAACATCTCGTAGAATTTTTGAAGCAGATTATGGCAACGGATTCCAAGAAAACATGGAGAATTCTTGAATTGGGTGCTGGCACAGGGCAAATCACAAGACAGGCGTTCGCAGGTCTTAAAGAATCAGGTTTCCCTTTCATATACAATTTCACAGACAAGTTTACACAATTCTTCCCCATGGCTGGAGAATACACGCATAAAGATCCAGCAATGATTTTCACGCAATTGGACTTTAACGAAGAATTCGAAAGCCAAGGACTCCCCGAAAACAGTGTCGACATTATTCTATGTGGCGGCGCGATGGCCAACTCCATAGATCTAGACCACACGCTAGAACAAATGAAGAAAACTCTAGTCCCAGGCGGTTATCTCTTTATCGAAGAAGTCGGTTCCGATACTGCATCCATATCCGTATCGCAGGCTTTGATGATGGATAAGCCCATAGACAAGATTAGAGAAAAACACATGTTCTTGCCTAAAGAAGATTGGATTGAATTGCTACGTCAAAAAGACGGTCTTGCAAACGCAACAACATTCCCGCAAGATGAAGCAAAGGCCAAAATGCTAGGCGGATACCTTTACGTCAAGCAATTCAAGTATGACAGGGATGAAGTTTCCGAATCTTCTGTAAAGTTGATACTAAACGACATCTGCCCTGAAAAGAACACGTCTATCCATATTCTCGACAAGTTGCCTTTAGCCGCAAACGGAAGCGTAGACCAGCAGGCGCTCAAACATTACGCAGATGCATTCGAAGCATCACAGGGTAAAGACCAATCCATCGAAAATCGCCTTATCGAAATTGCCATCAAGGCTTTGAATATCGACTCTCTCGGTAAAGACGACAACTTCTATGACTTTGGCGCAGATTCCTTGCTCATGGCGCAAATGGCAACGACCATCCGCAACGAACTCGCTTCGGACAAGACATTCGATGCCATATTGAAGCAGATGCTTGATTTCCCGACAGTCACTGAAGTTGCACGCTTCTTGAAAAACGAAGTCGAAGAAGCAACTGACAATTCGGGAGAGTTCATTCAACTCAAACGTTACGGCAAGGCAAAGGACGATTGTGCAAGAGTACTCCTCCCGACCGTTCTTTGGAACGACGAAATGTTCCATGAAATTATTCCGCTCATGGAAAGTCAGGACGAAGGCGAAATTTTCACGTTCAAACTTTCGAATACGCAACACTTCTTTGAAATTGGCGAGGCTGAAGTTGCAAGCGTCTTGGCCAAGGAATTTGCAGACAAGATTATAGAAGCTGGCGTCAAGAAAGTACAGATCATCGGTTATAGCTTCAATGGAAAACTTTCATTGGAACTTGCTGAACGTCTCGAAAATGCTGAAATCGAAATTGTGGACCTTGCCATCATCGAAGGAGCACGTTTGCCGTTCGAAATCAAGCAGACAAACATTAAAGATTTCTTCTTTGCCACATTGATTGACGTTAATCCAGAAAAGGTTGGTTTCAAGTTCGAAGACATCACCTTCTTGATGAACAGCTATATCGAAGAAACAAAGAAAAAAATCATTGATGAAAACGATTTCGAAAAGATTATCGGTCAATCGCCTGATGCAGATGCCATCCGGACTTTCAACGCATTGGCATCAAGCGAGCGATTCCAGAAAATCAAGGAATACTCCGGTGATTTTGGCAATAGCATGACCGACGAAGCCTTTGCTCGAATTAAGAATACGTTCGATCAAAATTTCAACGTCATGATCAATTACAATCCGACTCCGTATTTCGGCGATTTGCGCTATTTCAAGGCTGACAACAGCAACAGCATTTTCAAGAATGCAGACAAGATGCTGTTCCAAAAATGGGATGACCTTTGCATTGGTGAAATCAAATACGAGCAACTCAAAGGCGACCATTTCACCGCATTCACATCGAAGGAATTTGCGTCGGAACTTGCCGAAAAACTTTCCTTGAAAAATTTGCAGGAGAACAACTAA
- a CDS encoding Gfo/Idh/MocA family oxidoreductase, with amino-acid sequence MKKRVVVCGSTFGQFYINALQQLLKDDFELVGLYGKGSERSKKCAETYSIPLFTEFEQIPKIDFACVVISSGTVGGIGTELACKFMGKKIHVLQEQPIHPRDLTETYRVAKKNGVYFKTCDLYPKLPEVARFIRVAQELNKHEKPLYIKAAFGPQVSFPAIDILSRILPSIYNLKVEHITECIGPFDILTGKLGDTPIMIEYNNQVNTDDRDNHAHLLHNFAIVYETGRLILEDTFGPVLWKPRMYVPKYLYNPEKRNEIPPYLKELTMETLGNYKAKDFMHVLFDDWKQGIADNIIEFSKMIDQKVKLAPLAQRELLCSQKWSEITNIFGFAKLIHPEGNSEYIPSAEIHKYSEEV; translated from the coding sequence ATGAAGAAACGAGTTGTTGTCTGCGGAAGCACTTTCGGACAGTTCTACATCAACGCTCTGCAACAGTTATTAAAAGATGATTTTGAATTAGTCGGACTTTACGGCAAAGGAAGCGAACGCTCCAAAAAATGTGCCGAGACTTATAGCATCCCGCTTTTCACAGAGTTCGAACAAATTCCAAAAATCGATTTCGCTTGTGTTGTCATCAGTTCTGGAACGGTGGGCGGCATCGGTACAGAACTCGCCTGCAAGTTCATGGGAAAAAAAATCCACGTTCTTCAGGAACAGCCCATCCATCCGCGCGATCTTACTGAAACTTATCGCGTTGCCAAAAAGAACGGTGTTTATTTCAAGACTTGCGATCTTTACCCGAAACTCCCTGAAGTAGCACGATTCATCCGCGTAGCTCAAGAATTGAATAAGCACGAAAAGCCGCTTTACATCAAGGCCGCCTTCGGTCCACAAGTTTCTTTCCCAGCGATTGACATTCTCTCCCGCATTCTCCCTTCGATTTACAATTTAAAGGTCGAACACATCACAGAATGCATCGGCCCCTTCGATATTCTTACCGGAAAACTTGGCGACACGCCTATCATGATTGAATACAACAATCAGGTGAATACGGATGACCGAGACAATCACGCGCATCTTTTGCACAACTTCGCCATCGTTTACGAAACCGGCCGTTTGATTCTCGAAGATACTTTCGGCCCTGTACTTTGGAAACCGCGTATGTACGTGCCCAAATACTTGTATAACCCCGAAAAGCGTAACGAAATTCCGCCTTACCTTAAAGAATTGACGATGGAAACCTTGGGAAATTACAAGGCCAAGGATTTTATGCACGTTCTTTTCGATGATTGGAAACAAGGCATTGCAGATAACATTATTGAATTTTCGAAGATGATTGACCAAAAAGTAAAACTCGCTCCATTGGCGCAACGAGAACTTTTGTGTTCACAGAAATGGTCCGAAATCACCAACATTTTCGGATTTGCAAAATTGATCCACCCCGAAGGCAACAGCGAATACATCCCGTCGGCAGAAATCCACAAATACAGCGAAGAGGTTTAA